One window of Methanospirillum lacunae genomic DNA carries:
- a CDS encoding DUF6159 family protein — translation MFESIGRSIALIKASWGVIKKDKELLLFPVLSGIVCIIIAASFLIPAVLMGVGLDTKNHSSPLVYVGIFLFYLITYFVVIFFNAGLVACAHIRLTGGDPTFSDGISAAKQNIIQIFVWAFISATIGLVLQIIRDNNNFVAQIISSLIGVAWSLLTFFVVPIMIIENRGAIESIKESASLFKRTWGETVVGQGGIALIFVLIALIALIPVFLLMLTGVGELIIAAVSLYLLILIVLFVMVNAMQGIYNTALYLYAKNGTVPDVFSKDLIENAFKQKNETSFQGGNI, via the coding sequence ATGTTCGAATCGATTGGCAGAAGTATCGCTCTGATAAAAGCGAGTTGGGGAGTAATCAAAAAGGATAAAGAACTCCTGTTATTCCCGGTTCTGTCTGGAATTGTCTGCATCATAATTGCTGCATCGTTTCTCATTCCTGCTGTTCTCATGGGAGTAGGTCTTGATACCAAGAATCACAGTTCCCCACTGGTGTACGTTGGCATATTCCTCTTTTACTTGATCACTTATTTCGTGGTTATCTTCTTCAACGCGGGTCTTGTAGCCTGTGCACATATCAGATTAACAGGGGGTGACCCCACGTTTTCAGACGGAATATCAGCCGCAAAACAAAACATCATACAGATTTTTGTATGGGCATTTATATCTGCAACAATTGGGCTTGTTCTTCAGATAATCAGAGATAATAATAATTTTGTTGCCCAGATTATCTCATCTCTAATCGGAGTCGCATGGAGTCTTCTGACCTTCTTTGTGGTTCCGATAATGATCATTGAAAACCGGGGGGCCATTGAGTCAATCAAAGAGTCAGCATCACTCTTTAAGCGAACATGGGGAGAAACCGTTGTTGGTCAGGGAGGTATTGCCCTTATATTTGTATTGATAGCGCTTATTGCTCTAATCCCTGTGTTTCTTTTGATGCTTACAGGAGTTGGGGAACTCATTATTGCTGCAGTCTCTTTATACCTCCTTATCCTGATAGTACTCTTTGTTATGGTTAACGCCATGCAGGGAATATATAATACAGCCCTTTACCTATATGCAAAAAACGGTACAGTCCCGGATGTCTTCTCAAAAGATCTGATCGAAAATGCATTCAAACAGAAAAATGAAACCAGTTTTCAGGGCGGAAATATTTGA
- a CDS encoding HAMP domain-containing methyl-accepting chemotaxis protein, with the protein MFLDNIRISNKLIGSFLLIAVIVGIVAVLGYTNMETINKGSTAMYSDHLIPIQDLGLVSSTIYQIRGDFYKYVLIPQEQANTQKILEKNVATVNSIIGSYRNLHISNAQNVELQKFDSLWARYQQLLKDNKALWDSGQKDAVLESLTTGELQRVRKDMGASIDNLTQISKDEAETIKSESDATFVQSSFLITVAGIIGVLAALILGIVISKGIVGPLNRTVEMILEMGKGHLGMRLSMNRKDEIGIMADAMDTFATDLQTRVIHRMQLIAVGEKVQDIPPYDEKDEISPALNQMISTLNALLDQMGILIGNAKEGKLQTRGDPDHFIGIYRELVNGINQMLDAITIPLNETLHVAEEYANVNFNARFNDTYEVNGDLLELKLKLNKIGEHVGKELKALILEITDQVENLTKSAESSAATVEQLAAGADTIAQNVENVQLNADLTNKSVQQVLTAMEELSTSVSTVAVKVDSVSKLSQDADRTSTQGVEKAAIAEDGIHSITGSVNDVGHIISEIKGQMIEIGKIVEIISGIADQTNLLALNAAIEAARAGDAGMGFAVVANEVKTLAQDSQKSAENIANIISLLQSQSEKAATAMNLAEQEVKKGSAAITDTITFFRSIANQTQQISMYITEVAGLSEEEAAAVQQITASVSEVNKLSMATAEEAVGASAASEEAAAALKQLSDMQEILADASQKIGSSMVRLTG; encoded by the coding sequence ATGTTTCTTGATAATATCAGAATCAGCAATAAACTGATTGGTAGTTTTTTACTAATCGCTGTAATTGTGGGTATAGTTGCAGTGCTTGGTTATACAAACATGGAAACGATCAATAAAGGATCGACAGCCATGTATTCAGACCACCTTATCCCAATTCAGGATTTGGGCCTGGTGTCATCTACGATATATCAAATAAGGGGAGATTTTTACAAATATGTTCTCATTCCACAGGAACAGGCAAACACTCAAAAAATACTAGAGAAAAATGTTGCCACTGTTAATTCCATAATCGGTTCATATCGGAATCTACACATCAGCAATGCGCAGAATGTAGAACTTCAGAAGTTTGATTCATTATGGGCCCGGTATCAACAATTATTAAAAGATAACAAGGCACTCTGGGATTCAGGGCAAAAAGACGCGGTACTTGAATCATTAACAACCGGTGAATTACAGAGAGTCAGGAAAGATATGGGTGCCTCAATCGATAACCTCACTCAGATAAGTAAGGATGAAGCAGAAACGATTAAATCAGAATCTGATGCGACATTTGTTCAGTCCTCATTCCTTATCACAGTAGCCGGAATCATTGGGGTGCTTGCAGCCCTTATTTTAGGAATAGTCATTAGTAAAGGAATTGTCGGACCTCTTAACCGAACTGTAGAAATGATTCTGGAAATGGGGAAAGGACATCTAGGCATGAGATTGTCAATGAACCGGAAAGACGAAATAGGAATAATGGCGGATGCTATGGATACCTTTGCCACTGATCTTCAGACACGTGTTATTCACCGTATGCAATTGATAGCAGTAGGAGAAAAAGTCCAGGATATTCCTCCATATGATGAAAAGGATGAGATTTCCCCTGCTCTCAATCAGATGATCAGTACACTCAATGCATTGCTTGATCAGATGGGTATCCTGATTGGAAATGCAAAAGAAGGGAAACTTCAGACAAGGGGAGATCCAGATCACTTCATCGGAATATATCGGGAACTCGTTAATGGTATTAATCAGATGCTTGATGCTATTACCATTCCACTGAATGAAACGCTTCATGTTGCTGAAGAATATGCAAATGTAAACTTCAACGCCCGATTCAATGACACCTATGAGGTGAATGGGGATCTTCTTGAACTCAAACTCAAATTGAATAAAATCGGGGAACATGTAGGTAAGGAATTAAAAGCACTCATCCTTGAGATCACAGATCAGGTTGAGAACCTTACCAAATCAGCAGAATCATCTGCTGCAACAGTTGAACAGCTTGCAGCCGGTGCAGATACAATCGCTCAGAATGTTGAAAATGTTCAGTTAAATGCTGATCTAACTAATAAATCAGTTCAACAGGTCCTCACAGCAATGGAAGAGTTATCTACATCTGTCTCCACCGTGGCGGTAAAAGTGGATTCCGTTTCCAAGCTCAGTCAGGATGCAGATAGAACATCGACACAGGGAGTAGAAAAAGCAGCGATTGCAGAGGATGGTATTCATTCAATAACCGGATCCGTAAATGATGTTGGACATATTATATCAGAAATTAAGGGGCAAATGATTGAGATCGGTAAAATCGTTGAGATCATTAGTGGTATTGCAGACCAGACAAACTTGCTTGCGTTAAATGCAGCCATTGAAGCTGCCAGGGCGGGAGATGCTGGTATGGGTTTTGCAGTGGTAGCAAATGAGGTCAAAACATTGGCACAAGATTCTCAGAAATCAGCAGAAAATATCGCCAATATTATATCCCTGCTTCAATCACAATCAGAAAAAGCAGCAACAGCAATGAACCTCGCTGAGCAAGAAGTGAAGAAAGGTTCTGCTGCAATAACCGACACTATTACATTCTTTAGATCTATCGCAAATCAAACACAACAGATATCGATGTATATAACCGAAGTAGCTGGCTTGTCTGAAGAGGAAGCAGCGGCTGTTCAACAGATCACAGCCAGTGTTTCTGAGGTTAATAAACTATCAATGGCTACAGCAGAGGAAGCAGTGGGAGCTTCAGCAGCATCAGAAGAAGCAGCAGCCGCATTGAAGCAGTTGTCTGATATGCAGGAAATATTGGCAGACGCTTCACAAAAGATTGGTTCATCAATGGTGAGACTCACGGGATAA
- a CDS encoding class I SAM-dependent methyltransferase gives MYLQQKNTSQISGTSWAEQWTRLKERHIRSIHTNNQKTFWDDPDNVSMYLENIQGDYSKMVDEQLRIIDAPPGCSVLDIGSGPGTLAVPLAKQGCNVTVIEQAPLMCQALEEYRIQQDVPLIKIINRPWEDVTCDELRGLFDLIISSFSLTMTDIAGTIRMIQRISSGRVYLFWFLTLPSWAQMMQDLWPELHGREYYPTPLADCLWNVLYEMGIYANLEVMEPAPPVFYESVVQAARTIAKQFECTEEWQDKIIHEYLTKNVSITPDGRILAGGEHRSATIWWDNHRL, from the coding sequence ATGTATCTCCAACAGAAAAACACCTCTCAAATATCAGGTACATCCTGGGCAGAGCAATGGACTCGCCTAAAGGAGAGACATATCCGGTCGATACATACAAACAATCAAAAGACCTTCTGGGATGATCCCGACAATGTCAGCATGTATCTTGAGAATATCCAGGGGGATTACTCAAAGATGGTGGATGAACAACTCAGAATTATTGATGCCCCACCTGGATGTTCTGTGCTGGATATCGGATCAGGACCTGGGACTCTTGCGGTTCCTCTGGCTAAACAGGGCTGTAATGTAACTGTTATTGAGCAGGCCCCCCTCATGTGCCAGGCTCTTGAAGAATACAGGATTCAACAGGATGTTCCTCTGATAAAGATAATAAACCGGCCGTGGGAGGATGTTACCTGTGATGAACTTCGGGGTCTGTTTGATCTGATAATATCTTCGTTCTCCCTCACCATGACAGATATAGCCGGAACCATCAGGATGATTCAACGAATCTCATCAGGAAGAGTCTACCTGTTCTGGTTCCTTACTCTTCCATCCTGGGCTCAAATGATGCAGGATCTCTGGCCTGAACTCCATGGCAGGGAATATTATCCTACTCCACTTGCAGACTGTCTCTGGAATGTCCTGTATGAAATGGGAATTTATGCAAATCTTGAGGTCATGGAACCGGCTCCACCAGTTTTCTATGAGTCAGTTGTGCAGGCTGCCAGGACTATTGCAAAGCAGTTTGAATGTACTGAAGAATGGCAGGATAAAATAATACATGAGTATTTGACCAAAAACGTCAGTATCACGCCTGATGGAAGGATACTGGCAGGAGGAGAGCATCGAAGCGCGACAATCTGGTGGGATAATCACCGGTTATAA
- a CDS encoding PKD domain-containing protein translates to MMTGRFYIQTGINHIPGIQIATYIAQAKPGADLMNVSVNGTLVGPVNSWTFSNIIANHTISSSGRPTPGQVHAFFTLNTTWGAVPLTVEFTNQSLGNPSSFFWNFGDGRTSTDRDPIHTYTTPGIYSVTLKAMNDQTGGMATLNKAITVTSGEIPSPTPTPVPGEITASFEADRTVGSAPVQISYIDLSTGNPTSWLWDLGDGNVSVSQNLTHIYQVPGTYSVRLSVQNSLTSASIEKIGYITVK, encoded by the coding sequence ATGATGACTGGACGATTCTACATCCAAACGGGAATCAATCATATCCCCGGTATTCAAATAGCAACCTACATTGCCCAGGCAAAACCGGGGGCTGACCTTATGAACGTCTCGGTAAACGGTACTCTTGTCGGACCGGTGAATTCCTGGACTTTTTCAAACATCATCGCAAACCATACAATCTCCTCTTCAGGTCGTCCAACACCTGGTCAGGTTCATGCCTTCTTCACACTGAACACGACATGGGGAGCAGTTCCCTTGACGGTGGAATTTACGAACCAGTCGCTGGGTAACCCGTCCTCGTTTTTCTGGAACTTTGGTGATGGAAGAACTTCAACAGACAGAGACCCGATCCATACCTATACTACCCCTGGTATCTATTCTGTGACACTGAAAGCAATGAATGATCAGACCGGTGGAATGGCAACTCTCAACAAAGCCATAACAGTGACATCGGGGGAGATCCCATCCCCAACCCCTACACCTGTTCCAGGAGAAATCACAGCGTCCTTTGAGGCTGATCGGACTGTCGGTTCTGCTCCGGTTCAGATTTCTTACATTGATCTCTCTACCGGGAACCCAACTTCCTGGTTATGGGACCTCGGAGATGGGAATGTATCTGTATCCCAGAATCTGACCCACATCTACCAGGTACCTGGAACATACTCTGTCAGGCTCTCGGTGCAGAATAGTTTAACGTCAGCAAGTATTGAGAAAATAGGATATATCACAGTCAAGTAA
- the modA gene encoding molybdate ABC transporter substrate-binding protein produces the protein MKMNVSYLAVGLMLLLLAVQIGCVSAADTNQTGLTIFAAASLTGVVGDLDKTFEASHPGITITPNFDSSATLETQIKEGASADLFLPASDSNINNLIKVNLISKDDVTPYATNKLALIVPADNPAGITGLADLAKPGVKIVSETKDVPVRKYTEQMLNKTVNDTAYGQAFVDAFKKNVISEETNVAGATTKVSLGEADAGITYYSDVSKELADKIKIIEIPENLNVVAKYNAGILTEAKQKDLAKDYVKLLTSDEGKTALKEYKFSPV, from the coding sequence ATGAAGATGAATGTATCGTATCTTGCAGTCGGGCTCATGCTGCTTCTTCTTGCAGTTCAGATCGGCTGTGTTTCAGCTGCAGACACAAATCAGACTGGCCTGACAATCTTTGCAGCTGCATCCCTTACTGGTGTGGTTGGTGACCTCGATAAGACGTTTGAGGCTTCACACCCTGGGATTACTATCACACCCAACTTTGACAGTTCTGCAACACTTGAAACCCAGATTAAAGAGGGCGCTTCTGCTGACCTCTTCCTTCCTGCAAGTGACTCTAACATCAACAACCTGATCAAGGTCAACCTGATTAGCAAAGATGATGTCACACCCTACGCAACCAACAAACTTGCACTTATTGTTCCAGCAGATAACCCCGCTGGTATCACCGGACTTGCTGACCTTGCAAAGCCAGGTGTAAAGATTGTAAGTGAGACTAAGGATGTTCCTGTCCGTAAGTACACCGAGCAGATGCTGAATAAGACCGTCAACGACACTGCCTATGGTCAGGCATTTGTTGATGCATTTAAGAAGAACGTCATCTCTGAAGAGACCAACGTCGCTGGTGCAACCACCAAGGTTTCCCTCGGTGAAGCAGACGCAGGAATCACCTACTACTCAGATGTCTCAAAAGAACTTGCTGATAAGATAAAGATCATCGAGATTCCTGAAAACCTCAATGTAGTAGCAAAGTACAATGCAGGTATTCTCACAGAAGCAAAGCAAAAGGATCTTGCAAAAGATTACGTAAAACTGCTGACTTCTGATGAAGGAAAGACTGCACTGAAAGAGTACAAGTTCAGCCCGGTATAA
- the fdhD gene encoding formate dehydrogenase accessory sulfurtransferase FdhD, with protein MTEELSITVPCIKEIDHAFSTSNHEVVIEAPYALWVNGRQILNVMTSPSRLEDFVVGYLYTEGMIKQVDDIESLQIEKQTIRVLTTGKVAIREGKKTILSGCGGDSSFLDINKLPLITSDVRMDPVWIHQALKLVLDSDLHIRTGGIHVVGLVSSNTMITKTEDIGRHNALDRVIGYALRTNWDLTRTCVLISGRISSEMSRKCILAGIPMIASRGATTSLAIEMAQATGLTIIGFIRGGKMNIYTSPERIIGAKSSIIE; from the coding sequence ATGACAGAAGAATTATCGATAACCGTTCCCTGTATAAAAGAGATAGATCACGCTTTTTCTACTTCTAATCATGAAGTCGTTATTGAAGCCCCATATGCCCTGTGGGTCAATGGCAGGCAGATTCTCAATGTCATGACAAGCCCCAGCCGGCTTGAAGACTTTGTTGTAGGATACCTCTACACTGAAGGGATGATCAAACAGGTAGATGACATCGAATCATTACAGATAGAGAAACAGACGATTCGAGTTCTTACAACTGGAAAAGTTGCCATCAGGGAGGGCAAAAAGACCATATTATCAGGTTGTGGAGGCGATTCTTCGTTTCTTGACATAAACAAACTACCGTTGATCACATCTGATGTTCGAATGGATCCGGTATGGATCCATCAGGCGTTGAAGTTGGTTCTGGACTCTGATCTTCACATCAGAACCGGAGGGATTCATGTCGTTGGTCTTGTCAGCAGTAACACGATGATAACAAAGACTGAAGATATCGGACGACACAACGCTCTCGACCGGGTAATCGGATATGCACTCCGGACTAATTGGGACCTTACCCGGACCTGTGTCCTGATATCTGGCAGGATATCTTCAGAAATGTCACGAAAGTGTATACTTGCAGGTATTCCTATGATAGCATCCCGGGGAGCTACAACCTCACTTGCGATAGAAATGGCACAAGCAACCGGGCTTACCATCATCGGATTCATCAGAGGTGGAAAAATGAATATCTATACATCACCAGAGCGTATTATCGGTGCAAAGAGCAGCATTATTGAATAA
- a CDS encoding formylmethanofuran dehydrogenase subunit C: protein METVTMTLVQQPELYLECYSVTPDKFAGKSLTEIADLPAHEGKVVWKLGDFFSFSGKAGETAADTKIIVNGNVRKMKRFGQQMTAGEILINSDADMYVGCWMRGGKITVKGNADAFLGIGMEGGEILIEGDADNHVGSAYRGDWRGMSGGLIRVKGKAGNDVGTAMTGGTIIIEGDVFIHVLTHAEGGTVIIKGDVEGRVGGQLVKGDAYILGKLLYPMPGYKKVGTVEKECDGQTYTFDEYIGDLGERKEKKKGQIVWGHIYLKAN, encoded by the coding sequence ATGGAAACCGTAACAATGACCCTGGTACAGCAGCCTGAGCTGTACCTCGAATGCTACAGTGTAACCCCTGATAAGTTCGCAGGGAAATCTCTGACCGAGATCGCAGATCTTCCGGCTCATGAGGGAAAAGTTGTCTGGAAACTTGGAGACTTCTTCTCCTTTTCCGGAAAAGCTGGAGAGACCGCAGCCGATACCAAGATCATCGTCAACGGAAATGTCCGTAAGATGAAGCGGTTCGGCCAGCAGATGACAGCTGGTGAGATCCTCATCAACAGCGATGCCGATATGTACGTCGGCTGCTGGATGAGAGGCGGAAAGATTACCGTAAAGGGAAATGCTGATGCATTCCTTGGAATCGGTATGGAAGGCGGCGAGATCCTTATTGAAGGAGATGCTGACAACCATGTCGGTAGTGCCTACCGTGGTGACTGGCGTGGTATGAGCGGCGGTCTGATCCGGGTAAAAGGTAAAGCCGGTAATGATGTTGGAACCGCCATGACCGGTGGAACCATCATCATTGAGGGTGATGTCTTCATCCATGTCCTGACCCACGCTGAAGGCGGAACGGTCATCATCAAGGGAGATGTTGAAGGCCGTGTCGGTGGACAACTGGTTAAGGGAGATGCATATATCCTTGGAAAACTCCTCTACCCAATGCCAGGATACAAGAAGGTTGGAACTGTCGAGAAGGAATGTGACGGTCAGACCTACACCTTTGATGAATACATCGGTGACCTTGGAGAGCGGAAAGAGAAGAAGAAGGGACAGATTGTCTGGGGTCATATCTACCTCAAGGCAAACTAA
- a CDS encoding NosD domain-containing protein gives MMKDYVQTDDKTGYCGGFIFVLVLGSFLLSSGVAIVSADGLSNHTALVPGYNGTNYTFLGSYSSGEVIINESGSYYLTDDLNSSPYEYGILIQGTGITLDGNGKNLTGSSEIGIMGKEGSHHTTIINFSKISDFYYGMRLDGNNSLVNGNTVSDNGYTGIYVGGAYGTIVNNTAYLNSNGIYSTPHYGRNCVIMNNTAFLNKRMGIYTGGDSSLVYGNRAFRNNVYGIMAGGGDCGGIDPRDCGYGYYSNISGNVAYENGMYGIYSCEPSARVIGNTIYDNYQAGIMIRSRLNNSVSDNLLTNNTIGIRTTYSNQYNVTMTGNIIRESVKAGILVDGTYTKPGNFTIYNNILANNQNIFMNDSTRCFTWNHPTGPVSGINVIGGPYLAGNYWSNPEGSGWSDLQDPKETGYSLVPYEVVDGSGSWDTAPLVRVAQIINASHDDWTILHPNGNQSYPRYSNSNLHCPGKTGG, from the coding sequence ATGATGAAAGATTATGTTCAAACCGATGATAAAACCGGGTATTGCGGGGGGTTCATATTTGTCCTTGTTTTAGGTTCTTTCCTGCTCTCCAGTGGAGTGGCAATAGTATCAGCAGATGGATTATCAAACCATACGGCTCTTGTGCCTGGGTATAACGGGACGAATTATACATTTCTTGGATCATATTCCAGCGGTGAAGTGATCATTAATGAATCAGGTTCGTATTATCTCACCGATGATCTCAACTCATCACCATATGAGTATGGTATTCTGATCCAGGGAACAGGCATAACACTTGATGGTAACGGAAAAAACCTGACCGGATCATCTGAAATCGGTATAATGGGAAAGGAGGGTTCACATCACACAACAATCATCAACTTTAGCAAAATATCCGATTTTTATTACGGTATGAGGCTTGATGGAAACAATTCACTGGTCAATGGTAATACCGTCTCTGATAATGGCTATACGGGGATATATGTTGGAGGAGCATATGGAACGATCGTGAACAATACAGCATACCTGAACAGTAATGGAATTTATTCTACACCGCATTACGGCAGGAATTGCGTAATAATGAACAATACAGCTTTCCTGAACAAACGTATGGGGATATATACCGGAGGAGACAGCTCACTCGTGTATGGAAACCGTGCATTTCGGAACAATGTATATGGTATCATGGCAGGAGGAGGTGATTGCGGTGGAATAGATCCTAGAGATTGTGGGTATGGATATTATTCTAATATCTCCGGAAATGTTGCTTATGAGAATGGTATGTATGGCATATATTCTTGTGAACCCAGCGCACGGGTCATTGGAAATACGATATATGACAACTATCAAGCCGGAATAATGATCAGATCACGTCTAAACAATTCGGTAAGTGACAACCTGCTCACGAATAATACCATTGGGATTCGAACTACGTACAGTAACCAGTATAATGTCACGATGACCGGCAACATCATTCGGGAGAGTGTAAAAGCCGGCATTCTGGTTGATGGTACCTACACAAAACCGGGCAATTTCACCATCTATAACAATATTCTCGCAAATAATCAGAATATCTTCATGAATGATAGTACGAGATGTTTCACCTGGAATCATCCAACAGGCCCGGTTTCGGGAATCAATGTGATAGGAGGACCATACCTCGCTGGTAACTATTGGAGCAACCCAGAGGGATCTGGTTGGTCAGATCTACAGGATCCCAAAGAAACCGGATACTCTCTAGTTCCCTATGAGGTAGTAGATGGATCAGGCAGTTGGGACACAGCACCTCTAGTCAGGGTAGCCCAGATCATTAATGCATCGCATGATGACTGGACGATTCTACATCCAAACGGGAATCAATCATATCCCCGGTATTCAAATAGCAACCTACATTGCCCAGGCAAAACCGGGGGCTGA
- a CDS encoding class I SAM-dependent methyltransferase has translation MTEEIDLIKLPELPVIEVVDDLIQVYKEFMVIRAALQLKVFDWMAENGSATIEDISKGTKIPIEYMAPLIGMLFYLDIVRRSGEKYLVSPSANLHFVTNSRYYQGDIIMALAEPESPWNDLKTYLTSGETKTTFDQETPLMGASHAEQEIRGMLKNITTVISRWAGFKDAKSFLEISSGHGLYTMATCQIHPDLKASVLEQPASSELLQQNITRYEMKDRITPIKGKLGSLPEGKYDIILVSHVLYADQNRLDAILKDISAHLNEGGLFISNNWFIRESEGTGMQGLYELELGIHNKYHAIKDREGYEKNCNENGLVIFQTGVLRSAYGESTIHMGTKTGSGA, from the coding sequence ATGACAGAAGAGATTGATTTAATTAAATTGCCAGAACTTCCGGTCATTGAGGTAGTTGATGATCTCATCCAGGTATACAAGGAGTTTATGGTTATCCGGGCAGCCCTGCAACTTAAAGTATTTGACTGGATGGCTGAAAATGGATCTGCCACAATTGAAGATATTAGTAAAGGGACTAAAATCCCCATAGAATATATGGCACCCCTGATTGGGATGCTCTTTTACCTGGATATCGTTAGGCGTTCTGGAGAGAAATATCTGGTCTCACCGTCAGCCAACCTACATTTTGTAACAAACAGCAGGTATTACCAGGGAGATATCATTATGGCACTTGCAGAGCCTGAGTCCCCTTGGAATGATCTGAAAACATACCTGACAAGTGGTGAAACAAAAACAACGTTTGACCAGGAGACCCCACTGATGGGTGCATCCCATGCAGAGCAGGAGATCAGGGGGATGCTCAAGAACATTACGACAGTTATCAGCCGGTGGGCTGGATTTAAAGATGCAAAATCCTTTCTTGAGATTAGCAGTGGTCATGGTCTGTATACCATGGCTACCTGCCAGATCCATCCAGATCTAAAAGCATCGGTTCTTGAACAACCTGCAAGTTCCGAGCTCCTTCAACAGAATATTACCAGGTATGAGATGAAGGATCGGATCACACCGATCAAAGGAAAGTTGGGATCTCTTCCCGAGGGTAAGTATGATATCATCCTGGTTTCTCATGTCCTTTATGCAGACCAGAACCGCCTAGATGCTATACTGAAGGATATCAGTGCCCACCTTAATGAAGGTGGTCTTTTCATCTCAAACAACTGGTTTATCAGGGAATCTGAAGGAACCGGAATGCAGGGCCTCTATGAACTCGAACTCGGTATACACAATAAATATCATGCTATCAAGGACCGGGAAGGATACGAAAAGAATTGTAATGAAAACGGCCTTGTAATCTTCCAGACCGGTGTACTACGGAGTGCATATGGAGAATCAACTATTCACATGGGGACAAAGACCGGGAGTGGAGCATAA